The genomic segment ctctaaactgtgagaaattctaaatcaacgcaaaaattcaaaacgctgaggtaggtacctacctataatgcaaatataggaaaaataaataaataaaaaataatcataccgcatattttgaaattcgccactactcgcaacggaatcaagtaagtaatttgatttaatctatatatataaaaatgaaacccgtttcgcgttgtcacggcatcacgtgtgaacggctgaaccgatttcgataattcttttttttaaatgtttgtggaagtccaaggatggttcttacggaaaaaaatattaagaaaatctctacgctaaggcggtacgaagttcgccgggtcagctagtacgtcataaattgtaaaccgctacgtttgtacggcggaaccctcggtgtgcgagcccgactcgcacttggccggtttttttatttgGATGGTCTACGTATACTTAGGTATTTAGTATACTGATATCAATTGAAATTATTGCTAGATTGAGTGGACTATGTATGTTCACTGGACGAGGTAGGGGGCAGTGTATGTTAGGTCActggatttttgagtgggtatgtttcccgctggatttatgagtgggtatgtttcccgctggatttttgagtgggtatgtttcccgctgaatttatgagtgggtatgtttcccgctggatttttgagtgggtatgtttcccgctggatttatgagtgggtatgtttcccgctggatttatgagtgggtatgtttcccgctggatttatgagtgggtatgtttcccgctggatttttgagtgggtatgtttcccgctggatttttgagtgggtatgtttcccgctggatttttgagtgggtatgtttcccgctggatttttgagtgggtatgtttcccgctggatttttgagtgggtatgATTCCCGCTGGATTTCTGAGTGACCTGCATACATTTGTCGGACATTTTGAGTAAGCTAGGTTTGCTTACTGGATAAAGCTATaatgtttgttaattaaataggCTATTTTACTAGATCAAATGAAATaccaataatttcaagattttatttaatagaaaagctACATACAATatgatcaaataatattttaaataattttaaactttaatactTCATTATGATATTAGATTGATCATGCCATTTTACATGCAGTCTGGAACGGTTTATGTCGATGAATTGTTATAAATTACAGAAACAAATGACATCTGATGACGAACACGGTACACCACGGAGGACGCCGCCTGGTTTGCTTCCGAAGCGGCATGGACGAGTAAAGAAGTCTAAGCGGAGAAGgagtccttcttcttcttccacgTCGAGCAGCGAACCTGTACCTAGGAAGATGCGTAAGTGTCACATTTCcactaaaaatgttttaaaactaTTGGCTGGCTATAAGGGAGATAGGACTTCGCAATCATTCAACAGTAACGTGAACAATGTTTTACCAGATTTTGATCCCGCAAACAGGAATCAAACCATTGAATGTTGGCTAAGGAAGGTCAACGAATGCGCCACAATTTATGGGTGGAATGAAAAACAAATTGTTCATTTCTCCTTACAAAAATTGGCTGGTTTAGCAAAAAAATGGTTTGAGTCCTTACCTACAGTAGTCTTCACTTGGGATGAGTGGCAGGCAAAACTCCGAAAGGCATTCCCTAGTGAGGAAAATTATGGACGCCTTTTGGAGGAGATGCTTAGCCGTACTTCTAGAAATGATGAAAGTCTGCGcgagtatttttttgataagttgTGCTTGTTAAATAGATGCGAAATTAATGGCAAAAAGGCTGTGGACTGCATCATTTATGGTATAATGGATAGATCAATTCGTAATGGTGCTCAAGCTTTAAATAGTTCCGAACCTGAAGACTTACTAAATTTTCTTTGTTCACAAAAGCCACAACCGTTTGTAGACAACAAAATGAAAAATCAACCTGTTCAGACAAGGGCCAACCCCAGTACTAGTTCAAACTTCAACGGTCAAAGCTCTACATCTGACTCTATTATTTGCTACAACTGTCGATCTAGCGGTCATCCATATTATAAATGTACAAAAACAATACAGAAATGCAAACGGTGTAACAGAATTGGTCATGATAATGAGAATTGTAGACTTACACCCCTTATTACCcctttaaattcaaattctgcACCAGTCGCTTCGGAAGTTCGTGGGTCCTTATAAAGTAACAGAGATATTTGGGAATGATTGGTACAGAATTGCAGACGTTTATGGATTTACCAAAAGAGGTAAACCATAATAATAGCGTTATAGCCGCCGATAGAGTTAGACCCTGGATTCACGTTAAAGCCCTAGAAGTACATAATACAGATAGATAGTAATTATAGCAAGCGTAGTGGTGATTATGAATAaccattaaattattattttttttaagtagaaaattatatttttaaattataaagcagtataaaattcatataaaaaaatgtgcATGCCAAGTGTATTTGAATTACTCATATAAGTAATACatttacagaaaaaaatgttggtATTATATTTCCATcctattgatttatgaaattcattgatataataaatattatgttgaaactctattgattgaattaatgcatattgataataatatatttacgcTCTATTgttttaggaaatgtataatgAATTTAATCAGTAGCTAATCTAAGCGAATGTCATGATTAACATTATCAAAATGTGTACTAAATTACTATTTACACAATTAAGTTAATGAGatttaactatgtataataattataccACTAAGGAATGAATGTACCGGtattgatttatttcatttatttgatCAAATCCACTAACTATGTTTAGTTATTGTTTTAAGTGTGCGTCGGGAGACAGCACAATATCAGATGGCCGAATGTCatgatttttagaaaatattgttattattttagtgaatttaaaaatatgttaagattttagtatattttaaaaataaaaaagtggcgACACTGTTAACAACTGCAATCTTGTATGGCAAGGAAGTGGTAATGTGGAGGGGATAGAGAGGCTTGTTGTAGGCCTAGAGCACACTCAGAATCATTACTCTGTTAGCTTCGATCGAACTCAGACTACTTGACGAATCTATGTCCGATagctgttataataattattgtgagtTGAATATTGAGTAATTGAAGTGTAAGTGTGTAACTGGAAATATACTCGAGTTTGGCTGGAATAACGTGGTTTCTTCTTATCTGTGAAATCAATgtacattaattattatgtacattttagagattaaatagaaaaaaacgtgtttttaacacagtaaaacaacattattatcataaacgaaaatatgtattgatcatcaaccatcattatcgtcatcataatcaacttggattataaaattggcatcttgttaaattggttattttatgaagctaagattttattaacaaaaggattttcataaaaaaggtttgtaacccatggattattggccagggagtccagtaatagaaaaataatttcccaattttttttgtaacttcaaaaatatgataataaaaattcaaataaccattttgaaatgatcagtacatttttaagccttagtttttcaagtgaaaccttaaattcaagaaaggattattttttaatttgtgaaaatgctctccattcttagtgggaatgtttcaatgttagcaacacttctgaaatgtcaaaattccgtcgaattaaaaatcagagtatagtttattttactttattaaaatcCTGGGACCTAAAAAGAATAGAAACTTTTAACACCTTTCTTCAGAACAGCAGGTAAGATTGAGTACATGCCAGCCAACGCGCTATTGTTTGTTGTAAACATAGATTTGCGTCTGGCGGCACGTTCTACGCACTTGCTTTACAAAGAGTTACTGTGATCCATTTAACAACTGGGTCTGTTATTGGtcgaaaaataattacctacaacTAAAAATTTACAAACAGTGAAGCGGGAATTAAATACACTTACCGCCAAATATTATCTCTAAAATTCGAGTATGCGGAACAACACAACAACGTACGTCCTCCAACAGCTGCGGAAAATAACTGAGTTCCCAGTTCCCAGTGTGACGGTTATAAAACTACTAAAAACAACAGCGCTCAGTGTTGCTAGTAGAAGTTGCGTTCGTTTCGTTTcgtttcgttttcagccaaatgacgtccactgctggacaaaggcctcccccaaggttttccacaatgaacggtcctgcgttgcgtattatttttaaatagtagTTTCTAAAATCAACTTAGGTACCTGCCTCCCATTGTTCTTTTCCACTATGAATCTGAAGAGTTTGTATTTTTCGTTGAATGAACACGCTACtggccgatttgaaaaaatatttttgttggatagcccattatTGTCAAGAAATCTGGAAGGCCACTACCACGCTCTACCATGCTACGAGCGAGACAACCAATAGGAGCAGagtatcaatgaaaaatgttacgAAACTTACGAATACTggaaaaataatattcaaacgaTTTTTActcatacgaagtcgcgggcacagctatcTAATATTTGAGGAAAGATTTGAAATTTTGTATGTTTTTAACGAATAAACTCGAAAATTGCTGGAcggatttcatttttttaatagcATATCTTGGAGCCTTGCTATATTGTATGTACGTAAGATGGTCTTAAACGTCAATAGGAAGTTTCTTAATTTAtaacatatacctacataactacgTAACCTACCTACTGAATGCAAGTTGTTACTTAGGGAAGATACGGTACCCCACTTGTGCATGATAAGTAGTAAGCACCCACCTATGCATCATCATATCATGTACATAAAACATTGTAAAAACTATGTTGTTTTTCTTTGGAAGATCTAACGTTTGCATGAAGTAGATTAGATCGATATGTCATGATATCGAAGATATGAACTCTACCAGAGATAAGTCATCTCAATTTTCAGTTTGCCTGATGTGCCGACGAAAATAGTCACTTGACCAATATGTTTAAACTAAGAGTACCAAAGTTTTTGAAATCTGTGCGATATTGTTTAGCAGGTGTAAATGTGTTATTTCTGGTAAGAAGAAGCTCTACCTTAGTGAATTAGTGAAACAGATGGTGCTTATTGAAACTGGTTTACACTTGTGGctaaaaagaaaatgaattaaGATGTGATTTTTACAGCTCACTGGTTTGATGCTCCTGGCATTAGGTATAGCAGTGCTGCTGGTATACCAAGAATATGAAGAGTTCATAACGCAGCGGTTCTTTTCGTTGCCAAGCTTCGTGATTGCTACAGGCGCAATCATTCTCGTTACCTCTGTTCTCGGCTTCTATTGCGCTTATTCGGAACAGTTTTACTTCATTCTTGTGGTTAGTATGTAATTTATGAAACAtctgaaaaataattaacttcagTTTCATAAACTGCAATtacgacgatctgtgacatatTTAAATTGCCCACAAAATAATATCAGGAGTTCAGTGTTctcaaaatacatttttgtttcagtACGTAAGTCTGACTTTGGTTATTCTGGTGTTCGAAATGGCAATAGTAATAACAAGCTTTGGGCTAAGGAATGACGCATCATCAGAAATCAGGACGACGATGCTTAGTTCTTTGCAGCAGTATGAAAACCGGCGGGAGGTGGCCATTTTGTGGGATAATTTGCAAATAGGGGTGAGTTGTACAACTACGAAAGAGGTCAAAAGTTAAGTTTTTTAAACAAACTGAAATGATCTCAAAAGTTTATGAATGAATTGAGTCGTTACATTTGAGCAGCAGAATGACTATCCTACTCCTCCATTGTCCAATGAGTGTTATTTATTCTATTACACCTTCTTAGTAGATTATGAAACGGACTTCAATCCGTTGTTTATAAGTACGTTAAATAAGTCCCCAGTAATAACGTGTTCTATGATTAGGATTGTTACCAAGCGCATATTAATTTGCTTTCCACTTCTTAAAGTTTGAATGCTGTGGCGTCGCCGGGCGCCATGATTGGCCACAAAACCGCCTGCCCGTGAGCTGCTGCCTCATCGATTTCGGAACCATCTCGCCCTTCGAGTGTACCACCAACAACGCGTATATGACGGGCTGCGCTAGCGTACTGGGCGAGTGGCTCAGCCACAACGCGCACGTCATGGCTTACATCGCGCTGCCTGTTATGGTGATACAGGTCAAGTATTTATAAAAACTTTATAATATCAATGTCTATTGGCCAAGAGATTACTTCGGACAAAAGATGACACACGTTTAGAAACAACTCCGTTCTTTGTAGGGTAGGCGCACCAAGCTAAAACAAGGTTTGTAGTGGGTAGGCCCACCCTTCTGGTAGGAAGAGCCCTACACACAGTCCACTAGCTGCTCCCACGACTGGTGGGTAGGTAGGCAATTTCACACATCTTCCTGACGGTTACATACTTCGGTTCTGTTAGAAATCAGGTAGGCAATTCGTTGGACTACGAGTTCTGCCATGGAATAATGGTGTAAGTAAGCCTCTTTCAGTAGTTCCAAGCCATGAAGTCCTACTTTTTGTATGTGAGAATGAAGATGAATGAAGTTTCATGAAAAGTTCACGAAGTAGAGTCACAAATGTTAAGATGTTGTCTTAGTTAGGGGCAGCTGTGTTTTTGACTACTTGATAGCTCAAAAAGTGTCCGACTTAAATG from the Ostrinia nubilalis chromosome 5, ilOstNubi1.1, whole genome shotgun sequence genome contains:
- the LOC135071677 gene encoding tetraspanin-9-like, coding for MFKLRVPKFLKSVRYCLAGVNVLFLLTGLMLLALGIAVLLVYQEYEEFITQRFFSLPSFVIATGAIILVTSVLGFYCAYSEQFYFILVYVSLTLVILVFEMAIVITSFGLRNDASSEIRTTMLSSLQQYENRREVAILWDNLQIGFECCGVAGRHDWPQNRLPVSCCLIDFGTISPFECTTNNAYMTGCASVLGEWLSHNAHVMAYIALPVMVIQVLIVSASGWLAYRSKFEEVELES